Proteins from a single region of Starkeya sp. ORNL1:
- a CDS encoding glycosyltransferase — MKIRGRRSSQKWKKYLRILIIAVGTRGDVQPLVALARTLLVKGHSVQLASLSTFASLCESNGVNFIPLRGDLESEMKNAAGAELGSAGRNPFSATAAFKNIIEQNIVDWTRTIRAAAAQCDVIVAAGTAVFFSLGLARAFQIPLVQVYLQPVLPSAQAGSPLLPQLPFRLPGFMNSAQYAIAAQLLWQVLRPAIARSEAELSGNASVPLLVPFKSMLHARQTILLAYSRHLVPQSGQPPNVLNTGFWQLDRSPAWKPTPDLARFLGAGPPPIYVGFGSMPIRQPRQVAHAILAAVRSLGARAILDAGWSTMEPSDLRDDAIVIKNVPHDWLFEHVAAVVHHGGAGTTAAALRAGRPSVMVPFILDQFFWAERLHALHVAPPALPFDRLGERRLAAALKQVMGDSKLRENAKRLGQQVRSEGGVALAAERIERVVPSTIRPSAAQPASVASVS, encoded by the coding sequence TTGAAGATAAGAGGTCGCCGATCTTCTCAAAAATGGAAGAAATATTTGCGCATTTTGATCATAGCGGTGGGTACACGCGGGGACGTGCAGCCTCTTGTAGCCCTAGCAAGAACGCTACTGGTCAAAGGTCATTCGGTCCAGCTTGCAAGCTTGTCAACGTTTGCCTCTTTGTGTGAAAGCAACGGTGTAAACTTCATCCCATTAAGGGGTGATCTGGAAAGCGAAATGAAGAATGCAGCGGGCGCCGAGCTTGGCTCGGCAGGCCGCAATCCATTTTCAGCGACAGCTGCATTTAAGAATATCATAGAACAAAATATAGTCGACTGGACCCGAACAATCCGCGCCGCTGCCGCCCAATGTGATGTCATTGTTGCAGCTGGAACGGCGGTTTTCTTCAGTCTTGGTTTGGCCCGCGCATTTCAAATACCTTTGGTGCAAGTTTATCTGCAGCCGGTATTGCCCTCTGCACAAGCTGGAAGCCCACTGCTTCCGCAGCTTCCGTTCCGGCTGCCGGGCTTTATGAATTCCGCTCAATATGCAATTGCCGCCCAGCTTTTATGGCAAGTTCTACGGCCAGCTATCGCTCGAAGCGAAGCGGAGCTTTCGGGAAACGCTTCGGTACCCCTGCTCGTCCCCTTCAAGAGCATGCTGCATGCAAGGCAAACTATCTTGCTTGCCTATAGCCGTCACCTGGTCCCACAGTCCGGGCAGCCACCAAACGTTCTCAACACCGGTTTCTGGCAGCTTGATCGTTCGCCCGCCTGGAAGCCGACGCCCGACCTCGCGCGCTTTCTAGGCGCGGGCCCGCCCCCGATTTATGTCGGCTTCGGCAGCATGCCGATACGTCAGCCAAGACAGGTTGCGCATGCCATCCTGGCGGCTGTGCGCTCGCTTGGAGCGCGGGCCATTCTCGACGCGGGCTGGAGCACGATGGAGCCGTCCGACCTGCGCGACGACGCCATCGTCATAAAGAACGTGCCGCACGACTGGCTGTTCGAACATGTCGCCGCTGTCGTCCACCATGGCGGCGCGGGAACCACGGCGGCGGCGCTGCGAGCCGGGCGGCCATCGGTAATGGTGCCGTTCATTCTCGACCAGTTCTTCTGGGCCGAACGCCTGCATGCGCTGCACGTAGCTCCCCCGGCGCTGCCCTTCGACAGGCTGGGCGAGCGGCGGCTTGCCGCCGCCCTCAAACAGGTAATGGGCGATTCCAAGCTTCGCGAGAATGCGAAACGCCTTGGGCAACAGGTGCGTTCTGAAGGCGGCGTGGCACTCGCCGCAGAGCGCATCGAGCGCGTCGTGCCGAGCACAATTCGGCCGAGCGCAGCTCAGCCGGCCTCGGTCGCGAGCGTGTCCTGA
- a CDS encoding alpha/beta hydrolase: MPGHAVEGHQLSGFLPVPAGTIPCPHQLGMVETQFGPVEVALTGHGPAVLALHGGMGGYDMALILALGAFPTGYEIIAPSRPGFLGTPMGNLESAQAQADLFAALLTRLGRQQAIVLAPSASAPVGLAFAARHPERCAALIMMSPCTKRLHVPWHVRARLPFMQALARLPGVAAGLQWLTVNRAGWCARGLISDPELRARALAHPEAGPLMRSQLAILFKRLAERLPGTFNELVQLTTLPELPENAVRVPVLVIHGTADTMVPFDHATHIAVAIPGARLITIEGGEHSCLFTHIEQMRAGVSGFLTPLAMTPASA; this comes from the coding sequence ATGCCCGGCCATGCCGTCGAAGGCCACCAGCTCTCCGGATTCCTGCCGGTTCCTGCCGGCACCATTCCCTGCCCCCACCAGCTCGGCATGGTCGAGACGCAGTTCGGCCCCGTCGAAGTGGCGCTGACCGGGCATGGACCCGCCGTGCTCGCGCTGCATGGCGGGATGGGCGGCTACGATATGGCCCTGATCCTGGCCCTGGGCGCCTTTCCCACCGGCTATGAGATCATCGCGCCATCCCGCCCCGGCTTTCTCGGAACGCCGATGGGCAACCTCGAAAGCGCGCAGGCCCAGGCCGATCTCTTCGCGGCTCTGCTGACGCGCCTCGGCAGGCAGCAGGCCATCGTGCTCGCTCCCTCGGCCAGCGCGCCGGTCGGGCTCGCCTTCGCCGCGCGCCATCCGGAGCGCTGCGCCGCGCTGATCATGATGTCGCCCTGCACGAAGCGGCTCCACGTGCCGTGGCATGTGCGCGCCCGCCTGCCGTTCATGCAGGCACTCGCCCGCCTGCCGGGCGTCGCCGCGGGCCTGCAATGGCTGACCGTGAATCGGGCCGGATGGTGTGCCCGCGGCCTCATCTCCGATCCGGAGCTTCGCGCGCGCGCCCTAGCGCACCCGGAGGCCGGCCCACTGATGCGCTCGCAGCTTGCGATCCTCTTCAAGCGGCTCGCCGAGCGCCTGCCGGGCACGTTCAACGAGCTGGTCCAGCTCACCACCCTGCCCGAACTGCCGGAGAACGCCGTGAGAGTTCCGGTTCTCGTCATTCACGGCACCGCCGACACCATGGTGCCGTTCGATCATGCCACGCACATTGCCGTGGCTATTCCGGGCGCCCGGCTCATCACTATCGAGGGTGGGGAGCATTCGTGCCTGTTCACCCACATCGAGCAGATGCGTGCGGGGGTCAGCGGCTTTCTCACGCCGCTCGCCATGACGCCCGCCTCGGCGTGA
- a CDS encoding efflux RND transporter permease subunit yields the protein MTGLARLFAGRPVGSMLIAIGIMLIGAAAYRQLAIATLPAIDVPTIVVSAQLPGASPETMASAVATPLERRLGRIASITELTSINTLGNTQITLQFAPERNVDGAAVDVQAAISAAGDELPKDMPSRPVFKKINPILIPAVFLSIRCDTLPPDEVIKYVNGVIVDKLAQLEGVGNVVVQGAAKAAVRVRMNPAAMASVGIGLDDVRAAIVAGSVTLPTGSLDNDYRSEAIVTDSQLTNAAAFSRLIVAQHDGANVRLGDIGTVADSVVDTRVGGWLNTDPAIFVYIQRKAGANIVATVDRVREALPQIRRWLPPSIHVDIIADRTVTIRGTLHDAQLTFLATTLLVIGTILLFLRDTRATLIAGMSIPVALAGTFIVMYFLDYSLDLISLTALTVAIAFVIDDSIVMVENIARFREQGFGRLEATVKGAAQIGFTIVAITLSLVAAFIPFLMFPGVIGVIMREFSVTLCVSILISAVVSLTLTPALAARFLKVRHADDSEPREGRLGRWIQWGFDRILDGYARSLRHALDHRRFMLFLTALCAVGTIALYAIMPSGFMPTQDTGVIIGITEAPPDTSFAAMRLRQIAVAKAIREHPAVENVTSSIGTTSVDTGGGAASVSTGRFYIMLKPRSERGAVTEIIDELREALSALPSTRTYLQPVEDLNVGAREGKGQYQFTLQDENWEELDHWFDILFTRFRTLPELRDVGADLQNGGLQVILDIDRDRAAQLGISPQVIDDTLYSAFGQRRVSTIYATTDQYYVVLEVDANLQAEIDTLQSVYVKAPDGSQIPLRAVTKTSEGETALVIPHQGEFPSITISFNLAPGVALNQAIAKIEDTVAELRPPGTLRTSFEGKAGAFNSSSGSEPYLLLAAIFTIYIVLGVLYESYVHPFTILSTIPSAGLGALLALLLSGQQLSLIAFIGIILLVGIVKKNAILMIDFALSAERSEGLSSADAIYKACVLRFRPIVMTNLAAIVGALPLALGTGPGYEIRQPLGYAIIGGLMVSGVLNLYTTPVIYLYMDWFRRRRARKTEPAQDTLATEAG from the coding sequence GTGACCGGCCTCGCGCGCCTCTTCGCCGGCAGACCGGTCGGAAGCATGCTGATCGCCATCGGCATCATGCTGATCGGCGCTGCCGCCTACCGGCAACTCGCCATTGCCACTCTGCCGGCGATCGACGTGCCGACCATCGTCGTCTCCGCGCAGCTGCCCGGCGCGAGCCCGGAGACCATGGCGAGTGCCGTCGCGACGCCCCTGGAGCGTCGGCTCGGCCGCATCGCCTCGATCACCGAACTGACCTCGATCAACACGCTCGGCAACACCCAGATCACCCTGCAGTTCGCGCCGGAGCGCAACGTCGACGGGGCGGCGGTCGACGTGCAGGCCGCCATCAGCGCGGCGGGCGACGAACTGCCGAAGGACATGCCGAGCCGGCCGGTGTTCAAGAAGATCAATCCGATCCTGATTCCAGCCGTCTTCCTCTCCATCCGCTGCGATACGCTGCCGCCGGATGAGGTGATCAAGTATGTGAATGGCGTCATCGTCGACAAGCTCGCGCAGCTCGAAGGCGTCGGCAATGTCGTCGTCCAGGGCGCAGCCAAGGCGGCGGTCCGGGTGCGCATGAACCCGGCGGCGATGGCCTCGGTCGGCATCGGCCTCGACGATGTCCGCGCCGCGATCGTGGCTGGCAGCGTCACGCTGCCGACCGGCAGCCTCGACAATGACTATCGGTCGGAGGCCATCGTCACCGACAGCCAGCTTACCAATGCCGCCGCCTTCTCGCGGCTCATCGTCGCCCAGCATGATGGCGCCAACGTGCGGCTCGGCGATATCGGAACCGTGGCCGACAGCGTGGTCGATACCCGCGTCGGCGGCTGGCTGAACACCGACCCGGCGATCTTCGTGTACATCCAGCGCAAGGCCGGCGCCAATATCGTCGCCACGGTGGACCGCGTGCGCGAGGCGCTGCCGCAGATCCGTCGCTGGCTGCCACCCTCGATCCATGTCGATATCATTGCCGACCGCACCGTCACCATACGCGGCACGCTGCACGATGCGCAGCTCACCTTCCTGGCGACGACCTTGCTGGTGATCGGAACCATCCTGCTGTTCCTGCGCGATACGCGGGCGACGCTGATTGCCGGCATGTCGATCCCGGTGGCGCTCGCCGGCACCTTCATCGTGATGTACTTCCTCGACTACAGCCTCGATCTCATTTCCCTGACCGCGCTCACCGTCGCCATCGCCTTCGTGATCGACGATTCCATCGTGATGGTGGAGAACATTGCGCGCTTCCGCGAGCAGGGGTTTGGCCGGCTGGAGGCGACGGTGAAGGGCGCCGCCCAGATCGGCTTCACCATCGTCGCCATCACGCTGTCGCTGGTCGCGGCCTTCATCCCGTTCCTGATGTTTCCCGGGGTGATCGGGGTGATCATGCGGGAATTCTCGGTGACGCTCTGCGTTTCCATCCTCATTTCGGCCGTGGTCTCGCTGACTCTTACCCCTGCGCTCGCCGCACGGTTCCTGAAGGTGCGCCACGCCGACGACAGCGAGCCCCGGGAGGGCAGGCTGGGCCGCTGGATCCAGTGGGGCTTCGACCGCATCCTCGATGGCTATGCCCGCAGCCTGCGCCACGCGCTCGACCATCGGCGCTTCATGCTGTTCCTGACCGCACTGTGCGCGGTCGGCACCATCGCACTCTACGCCATCATGCCCAGCGGCTTCATGCCGACGCAGGACACCGGCGTCATCATCGGCATCACCGAGGCGCCGCCCGACACCTCCTTCGCCGCCATGCGCCTGCGCCAGATCGCCGTCGCCAAGGCGATCCGCGAGCATCCCGCGGTGGAGAACGTCACCTCTTCGATCGGCACAACGTCTGTCGATACCGGCGGCGGCGCGGCAAGCGTCAGCACCGGCCGCTTCTACATCATGCTGAAGCCACGCTCCGAGCGTGGTGCCGTCACCGAGATCATCGACGAATTGCGCGAGGCGCTCTCCGCGCTGCCGAGCACCCGCACCTATCTGCAGCCGGTCGAGGATCTCAATGTCGGAGCCCGCGAGGGCAAGGGCCAGTACCAGTTCACCTTGCAGGACGAGAACTGGGAGGAACTCGATCACTGGTTCGACATATTGTTCACCCGGTTCCGCACATTGCCGGAGCTGCGCGATGTCGGCGCCGACCTGCAGAATGGCGGGCTCCAGGTCATTCTCGACATTGACCGCGACCGCGCCGCCCAGCTCGGCATCTCGCCGCAGGTGATCGACGACACGCTTTACAGCGCATTCGGCCAGCGCCGCGTCTCGACCATCTACGCGACGACCGACCAGTATTATGTCGTGCTGGAAGTGGACGCCAATCTGCAGGCCGAGATCGACACGCTGCAGAGCGTGTATGTAAAGGCGCCGGACGGCAGCCAGATTCCGCTGCGGGCGGTGACCAAGACCAGCGAAGGCGAGACCGCTTTGGTGATCCCCCACCAGGGCGAGTTCCCCTCCATCACCATCAGCTTCAACCTCGCGCCCGGCGTCGCCCTCAATCAGGCCATTGCGAAGATCGAGGACACGGTGGCGGAGCTGCGCCCGCCGGGCACGCTGCGTACCAGCTTCGAGGGCAAGGCCGGCGCCTTCAACTCGTCATCGGGCTCCGAGCCCTATCTGCTGCTCGCCGCGATCTTCACCATCTATATCGTGCTGGGCGTGCTCTATGAGAGCTATGTCCACCCCTTCACCATTCTCTCGACCATTCCATCCGCCGGCCTTGGCGCCCTGCTGGCGCTGTTGCTGAGCGGACAGCAATTGTCGCTGATCGCCTTCATCGGCATCATCCTCCTGGTCGGCATCGTGAAGAAGAACGCGATCCTGATGATCGACTTCGCGCTGTCAGCGGAACGCAGCGAAGGGCTTTCCAGTGCGGACGCCATCTACAAGGCGTGCGTGCTGCGCTTCCGTCCGATCGTCATGACCAATCTCGCGGCCATTGTCGGCGCGCTGCCGCTGGCGCTCGGCACCGGCCCCGGCTACGAGATCAGGCAACCGCTCGGCTATGCGATCATCGGCGGGCTGATGGTGTCAGGCGTCCTCAACCTCTACACCACGCCGGTAATCTATCTCTATATGGACTGGTTCCGTCGGCGCCGGGCGCGCAAGACCGAGCCGGCTCAGGACACGCTCGCGACCGAGGCCGGCTGA
- a CDS encoding multidrug efflux RND transporter permease subunit: MSLSEPFIHRPIATSLLTIGIVLLGLLGYRALPISALPTVDFPTIEVTTLLTGASPDVVASSVTTPLEAQLGQIPGLAAISSVSSFGRSAITLRFTLGRNIDSAAQDVQAAISASAGTLPAELPNPPVFNKVNPADAPIMVLALTSQSLPLSRVNDFAETVLAQKLSQVEGVGLVSIQGGQKRAVRIQVVPGALAALNLGLEDLRAIVAQFNVNAPKGNLDGRRQSYTIAANDQLLSAETYGDIIIAYRAGAPVRLKDVATVTDSVENVRLAGWQNERPAILVDVKRQPSANIIETVERIEAILPQLRGAVPASVKIDILSDRTETIRASVAEVEFTLVLSVALVVLVIFLYLRKAWATIIPSIVLPVSLIGTFGVMYAAGFSINNLSLMALTIAAGFVVDDAIVMIENIVRHIENGASPTQAAVKGAREITFTIISLTFSLVAVFIPLLLMSGVVGRLFREFAVTLTVAVIVSGIVSLTLTPMMCAQFLKREPEKPREPSWYDWLFDRQIALYEKSLEWVLARRRLMLGITIGAMVATGVLYLIVPKGFLPQQDTGMIIGVTDAPPDISFGAMVAAQQRMASAILADKDVASLVSFVGSGSVNLTANSGQLYINLKPRDERDASAEEVMARIRDTVAPIAGISLFMQAAQDIQIDNRVSRTQYQYVLQDPDTAELADWSTKLADALRQRPELADLATDNNSGGLQTRMTIFRDKAAQLGVSIHSIVNTLYDAFGQRQISTIYTQLNQYHVILELDPRFQTDPSALRSLYVQSDGGTPVLLSTVADFHTETAPLTISHLGRFPVVTLSFNVPPDYSLGAAIDAISETERAIGLPPAIATAFTGSAAEFRSSLAGQPLLILAAIVVVYIVLGVLYESFIHPITILSTLPSAGLGSLAALYLLGRELDLISLIGIILLIGIVKKNAIIMIDFAREAERSSGMSPEQSIRQACLLRFRPIMMTTMAALLGALPLAVAHGAGAELRQPLGIAIVGGLIISQFLTLYTTPVIYLLFSRFTFEGKAASVPSTVAPSSPPAQAPMPRLPRISDTELPRFTGEG; the protein is encoded by the coding sequence ATGAGCCTCTCCGAGCCCTTCATCCATCGACCGATCGCCACATCGCTCCTCACCATCGGCATCGTGTTGCTGGGATTGCTCGGATACAGGGCGCTGCCGATCTCGGCGCTCCCCACCGTCGATTTCCCCACGATCGAGGTGACGACCCTTCTCACCGGTGCCAGCCCCGATGTCGTCGCCTCCTCGGTGACGACGCCGCTCGAGGCGCAGCTCGGCCAGATACCCGGGCTCGCCGCGATCAGTTCGGTAAGCTCGTTCGGCCGCAGCGCCATCACGCTGCGCTTCACCCTCGGCCGCAACATCGATTCGGCCGCGCAGGACGTCCAGGCGGCGATCAGCGCATCGGCGGGAACGCTGCCGGCCGAGCTGCCCAATCCACCGGTCTTCAACAAGGTGAACCCCGCCGATGCACCGATCATGGTGCTGGCGCTCACCTCCCAATCGCTGCCGCTCTCGCGCGTCAACGATTTCGCCGAGACCGTGCTGGCGCAGAAGCTGTCGCAGGTCGAGGGCGTCGGGCTGGTCTCGATCCAGGGCGGGCAGAAGCGCGCCGTGCGCATCCAGGTCGTGCCCGGCGCGCTCGCAGCGCTCAATCTCGGGCTGGAGGATCTCCGCGCGATCGTGGCGCAGTTCAACGTCAATGCGCCGAAGGGCAATCTCGACGGGCGACGCCAGTCCTACACCATCGCCGCCAACGACCAGCTGCTCTCCGCCGAGACCTATGGCGATATCATCATCGCCTATCGCGCCGGGGCGCCGGTGCGGCTGAAGGACGTCGCGACCGTCACCGACAGTGTCGAGAATGTGCGCCTCGCCGGCTGGCAGAACGAGCGACCCGCGATCCTGGTGGATGTGAAGCGCCAGCCTTCCGCCAACATCATCGAGACGGTGGAGCGCATCGAGGCGATCCTGCCCCAGCTGCGCGGCGCCGTGCCGGCCAGCGTCAAGATCGACATATTGAGCGACCGTACCGAGACCATCCGCGCATCGGTGGCCGAAGTCGAGTTCACGCTGGTGCTGTCCGTGGCGCTCGTGGTGCTGGTGATCTTCCTTTATCTGCGCAAGGCGTGGGCGACGATCATCCCGAGCATCGTGCTGCCGGTGTCGCTGATCGGCACCTTCGGCGTGATGTACGCGGCCGGTTTCAGCATCAACAATCTTTCGCTGATGGCGCTGACCATCGCCGCCGGCTTTGTCGTCGACGACGCCATCGTCATGATCGAGAACATCGTCCGCCACATCGAGAACGGCGCCTCGCCGACGCAAGCCGCGGTGAAGGGCGCGCGCGAGATCACCTTCACCATCATCTCGCTCACCTTCTCGCTGGTCGCCGTGTTCATTCCGCTGCTGCTGATGAGCGGCGTGGTCGGCCGGCTGTTCCGCGAGTTCGCGGTCACGCTCACCGTCGCCGTCATCGTCTCCGGCATCGTGTCGCTGACGCTGACGCCGATGATGTGCGCGCAGTTCCTGAAGCGCGAGCCGGAGAAGCCGCGCGAGCCGTCCTGGTACGACTGGCTGTTCGACCGGCAGATCGCGCTCTACGAGAAGAGCCTCGAATGGGTGCTGGCGCGCCGGCGGCTGATGCTGGGCATCACCATCGGGGCGATGGTGGCGACCGGGGTGCTCTACCTCATCGTGCCGAAAGGGTTCCTGCCGCAGCAGGACACCGGCATGATCATCGGGGTAACCGATGCGCCGCCCGACATCTCGTTCGGTGCCATGGTCGCGGCCCAGCAGCGCATGGCAAGCGCGATTCTCGCCGACAAGGATGTGGCGAGCCTCGTGAGCTTCGTCGGTTCGGGCTCCGTCAATCTGACGGCGAACAGCGGCCAGTTATATATCAACCTCAAGCCGCGGGACGAGCGTGACGCCAGTGCCGAAGAGGTCATGGCGCGTATCCGCGACACTGTTGCCCCCATTGCCGGCATCTCGCTCTTCATGCAGGCGGCGCAGGACATCCAGATCGACAACCGCGTCAGCCGTACCCAATACCAATATGTGCTGCAGGATCCCGACACGGCAGAGCTGGCGGACTGGTCGACGAAGCTCGCGGACGCGCTGAGGCAGCGTCCGGAACTGGCCGATCTCGCCACCGACAATAATAGCGGCGGCCTGCAGACGCGGATGACGATCTTCCGCGACAAGGCGGCCCAGCTGGGGGTGTCGATCCACTCCATCGTCAATACGCTGTACGACGCCTTCGGGCAGCGGCAGATCTCGACGATCTACACCCAGCTCAACCAGTACCATGTGATTCTGGAGCTCGATCCGCGGTTCCAGACCGATCCCTCCGCCTTGCGCTCGCTCTATGTGCAGTCGGACGGCGGGACACCGGTGCTGCTGAGCACCGTCGCCGATTTCCACACCGAGACCGCACCACTGACGATCAGCCATCTCGGGCGCTTCCCGGTCGTCACACTGTCCTTCAACGTGCCGCCCGACTACTCGCTGGGCGCCGCCATCGACGCCATTTCCGAGACCGAACGCGCCATCGGCCTGCCGCCGGCGATCGCCACCGCCTTCACGGGCAGCGCCGCGGAGTTCCGCAGCTCGCTCGCAGGCCAGCCCTTGTTGATCCTGGCAGCGATCGTCGTGGTCTATATCGTGCTCGGGGTGCTCTATGAGAGCTTCATCCACCCGATCACCATCCTCTCCACCTTGCCATCGGCGGGCCTCGGCTCGCTCGCCGCGCTCTATCTGCTCGGCCGCGAGCTCGACCTGATCTCGCTGATCGGCATCATCCTGCTGATCGGCATCGTGAAGAAGAACGCGATCATCATGATCGACTTCGCGCGCGAGGCCGAGCGCTCGTCCGGCATGTCGCCGGAACAGTCGATCCGGCAGGCCTGCCTGCTGCGCTTCCGGCCGATCATGATGACAACCATGGCGGCGCTGCTTGGCGCCTTGCCCCTCGCCGTGGCGCACGGCGCCGGCGCCGAGCTGCGCCAGCCGCTCGGCATCGCCATCGTTGGTGGCCTGATCATCTCGCAGTTTCTGACGCTCTACACCACGCCGGTCATCTACCTGCTGTTCAGCCGCTTCACGTTCGAAGGCAAGGCCGCAAGCGTGCCCTCGACGGTCGCGCCCTCGAGCCCACCCGCGCAAGCGCCTATGCCCCGACTGCCGCGCATCTCCGACACCGAGCTGCCGCGCTTTACCGGGGAGGGATAG